One Actinomadura viridis genomic region harbors:
- a CDS encoding sensor histidine kinase, whose product MRRTLVLVSLAVTAMVALAFLIPLALAVREIARDRALTSAERQAGALGPVLAVTEDPGALERAVASTHAGAARRMTVHLPGGTVIPEAAGNRARARPGQVAEAARRGRSYTTRITGGWALLQPVSLEDGRTAVVEVLVPDADLSRGVGHAWLVMTAVAAALVAGSVAVADRLGARMIRSTRRLAEVAAAFGDGDLGIRIEPDGPPELVEAGLAFNAMADHVVQLLAAEREMAADLSHRLRTPLAALRLNAEALGGGPVADQTREAVGRLEREVDQIIRTVRKPTGRGSCDAAKVLRERVEFWSVLAEDEGRSCELIGADEPAELPLPATELAAAVDALLGNVFRHTAEGTGFAITLHVGRGLTGILVADGGPGITDPQDALQRGRSGGGSTGLGLDIARRAAEATGGHLRIHRSVLGGAQVQMWFRTRWLPPTRRSRRLVRRR is encoded by the coding sequence ATGAGGCGCACCCTGGTCCTGGTGTCGCTGGCCGTCACCGCAATGGTGGCGCTGGCCTTCCTCATCCCGCTCGCGCTGGCCGTACGGGAGATCGCCCGGGACCGCGCGCTGACCAGCGCCGAGCGGCAGGCCGGCGCGCTCGGGCCGGTGCTGGCCGTCACCGAGGACCCCGGCGCGCTGGAACGCGCGGTGGCCAGCACCCACGCCGGCGCCGCCCGCCGGATGACCGTGCACCTGCCCGGCGGCACGGTCATCCCCGAGGCCGCCGGGAACCGCGCCCGGGCCCGTCCCGGCCAGGTCGCCGAGGCCGCCCGCCGGGGCCGCTCGTACACCACCCGGATCACCGGCGGGTGGGCCCTGCTGCAGCCGGTGTCCCTGGAGGACGGCCGCACCGCCGTCGTGGAGGTCCTCGTCCCCGACGCCGACCTCTCCCGCGGCGTGGGGCACGCCTGGCTGGTCATGACCGCCGTGGCCGCCGCCCTGGTGGCGGGCTCGGTGGCGGTGGCCGACCGGCTGGGCGCCCGCATGATCCGTTCCACCCGGCGGCTGGCCGAGGTGGCCGCCGCGTTCGGCGACGGCGACCTGGGGATCCGGATCGAGCCCGACGGGCCGCCCGAGCTGGTGGAGGCGGGCCTGGCCTTCAACGCCATGGCCGACCACGTCGTCCAGCTGCTGGCCGCCGAACGCGAGATGGCCGCCGACCTCTCGCACCGGCTCCGCACGCCCCTGGCCGCCCTGCGGCTCAACGCCGAGGCGCTGGGCGGCGGCCCGGTGGCCGACCAGACCCGCGAGGCCGTGGGCCGCCTGGAGCGCGAGGTCGACCAGATCATCCGGACCGTCCGCAAGCCCACCGGCCGGGGCAGCTGCGACGCCGCCAAGGTCCTGCGCGAACGGGTGGAGTTCTGGTCCGTCCTGGCCGAGGACGAGGGCCGCTCCTGCGAGCTGATCGGCGCCGACGAACCGGCCGAACTGCCGCTGCCCGCCACCGAGCTGGCCGCCGCCGTGGACGCCCTGCTCGGCAACGTCTTCCGGCACACCGCCGAGGGCACCGGCTTCGCCATCACCCTGCACGTCGGCAGGGGCCTCACCGGCATCCTCGTCGCCGACGGCGGCCCCGGCATCACCGACCCGCAGGACGCCCTCCAGCGCGGGCGCAGCGGCGGCGGCTCCACCGGCCTCGGCCTGGACATCGCCCGCCGCGCCGCCGAGGCCACCGGCGGCCACCTGCGCATCCACCGCTCGGTCCTGGGCGGAGCGCAGGTCCAGATGTGGTTCCGCACCCGGTGGCTCCCGCCCACCCGCCGCTCCCGCCGCCTGGTCCGGCGCCGCTAG
- a CDS encoding response regulator transcription factor, whose amino-acid sequence MASVLVVEDDPNVRTALIRELNARSHAVRSAGTAMDALREVTANPPDAVILDLGLPDLDGGEMLKMLRGVSDVPVIIATARDDEPEIVRLLNAGADDYLIKPFSAEHLSARLAAVLRRASRSGPAAELRVGGLHIDLDRREAALDGAALELTRREFDLLAYLAARPGRVVARRELLAEVWRQAYGDDQTIDVHLSWLRRKLGETAAAPRYLHTVRGVGVRLAAPREP is encoded by the coding sequence ATGGCCAGTGTGCTCGTGGTGGAGGACGACCCGAACGTCCGGACGGCCCTCATCCGGGAGCTGAACGCGCGGTCGCACGCCGTGCGCAGCGCGGGCACGGCGATGGACGCCCTGCGCGAGGTGACCGCCAACCCTCCCGACGCGGTGATCCTCGACCTGGGCCTGCCCGACCTCGACGGCGGCGAGATGCTGAAGATGCTGCGGGGCGTGTCCGACGTCCCGGTCATCATCGCGACCGCCCGGGACGACGAACCCGAGATCGTGCGGCTGCTGAACGCGGGCGCCGACGACTACCTCATCAAGCCGTTCTCCGCCGAGCACCTCAGCGCCCGGCTGGCCGCGGTGCTGCGCCGGGCGTCCCGTTCCGGGCCCGCCGCCGAGCTGCGGGTGGGCGGCCTGCACATCGACCTCGACCGGCGGGAGGCGGCGCTGGACGGCGCCGCGCTGGAACTCACCCGGCGCGAGTTCGACCTGCTGGCCTACCTCGCCGCCCGGCCCGGACGGGTGGTGGCCCGGCGCGAGCTGCTCGCCGAGGTGTGGCGGCAGGCGTACGGCGACGACCAGACCATCGACGTGCACCTGTCGTGGCTGCGGCGCAAGCTCGGCGAGACCGCCGCCGCGCCGCGCTACCTGCACACCGTGCGGGGCGTCGGCGTACGGCTGGCCGCCCCGCGCGAGCCATGA
- a CDS encoding site-specific integrase has translation MAKILIGKYQGSIYEEGGGWTGALSLGFGPDGKRRRPKRKGKTKTEVLDKLRELAEELDKGVKATRNYRVRDAVNDFLTAFSNGDTAPATIEVYRSLADHQLIPFIGHTLLKELTADDVERWLRGRAEHLTSSSLGIVHGLLKRSIRRAARHDKVGRNVAELVDTPQGKAGRKSRSLSLVQAKALLKEAAKPEHRLGAYVILAIVSGLRTEELRTLTWGAVDLDSATVYVLRSDRHKGETKTALSRRGLGIADMAVAALRALKTRQAAEKLKAGEAYKDHDLVFCHVNGAPYTAHHVRRRFRRVVDAAGLDSSEWCPRELRHTFVSIMSHHGVPIEKISDLVGHKNTRITEAVYRHQLRPEIRDGAEHMNAIFGSDTKSA, from the coding sequence TTGGCGAAGATCCTGATCGGCAAGTACCAGGGGTCGATCTACGAGGAGGGCGGCGGCTGGACCGGCGCCCTCTCGCTCGGGTTCGGCCCCGACGGCAAACGCAGGCGCCCCAAGAGGAAGGGGAAGACCAAGACCGAGGTCCTGGACAAGCTCAGGGAACTCGCCGAGGAACTCGACAAGGGCGTGAAGGCGACCCGGAACTACCGCGTCCGGGACGCGGTGAACGACTTCCTCACGGCGTTCTCGAACGGCGACACGGCACCGGCGACGATCGAGGTCTACCGGTCGCTCGCCGATCACCAGCTCATCCCGTTCATCGGCCACACCCTGCTCAAGGAACTCACGGCGGACGACGTCGAGAGGTGGCTCAGAGGGAGGGCCGAGCATCTCACCTCGTCGTCCCTGGGGATCGTTCACGGCCTGCTCAAGCGCTCCATCCGGAGGGCGGCACGGCACGACAAGGTGGGCCGGAACGTCGCCGAACTGGTCGACACACCGCAGGGCAAGGCCGGACGCAAGTCACGCTCGCTGAGCCTCGTGCAGGCCAAGGCGCTCCTCAAGGAGGCGGCCAAGCCCGAGCATCGGCTCGGGGCCTACGTGATCCTGGCGATCGTCTCGGGCCTGCGGACGGAGGAACTCCGCACGCTCACGTGGGGCGCCGTCGATCTCGACTCGGCGACCGTCTACGTCCTGCGCTCCGACCGGCACAAGGGCGAGACCAAGACGGCGCTGAGCCGCAGAGGGCTCGGCATCGCCGACATGGCGGTGGCCGCCCTCCGTGCCCTCAAGACGAGGCAGGCGGCGGAGAAGCTCAAGGCAGGTGAGGCGTACAAGGATCACGATCTCGTGTTCTGCCACGTGAACGGCGCCCCGTACACCGCTCACCACGTCCGGCGCCGGTTCCGCCGGGTGGTGGACGCGGCCGGACTCGACTCGTCGGAGTGGTGCCCGCGCGAGCTGCGGCACACCTTCGTGTCGATCATGAGCCACCACGGGGTGCCCATCGAGAAGATCAGCGACCTCGTCGGGCACAAGAACACCAGGATCACGGAGGCGGTCTACCGCCACCAGCTTCGCCCCGAGATCCGTGACGGGGCCGAGCACATGAACGCCATCTTCGGAAGCGACACCAAGTCCGCGTAG
- a CDS encoding FAD-dependent monooxygenase codes for MESRNGDGGARDSDVLVVGAGPTGLLLAGDLAAAGLSVTLVERRPHRISNLSRALVVHARTLEQFDARGIADEVVAGGHPIDSLQLFQRGRLHPSRLPTRYPYVLFTPQYEVERVLERRAREAGVTFVHEARVVEVGQDADGVEVRAVTGEDAKASARFRASYLVGTDGAHSTLREALGLPFPGKSMLKSLILADVRLAEKPDRPFTVNSVPEGFCLLTEMGEGWYRITGWNRHHQLPDDAPLDLDEIRELLHHNFGTDYGITECRWKSRFHSDERQAPSYRVGRAFLAGDAAHVHSPAGAMGMNTGLQDAANLGWKLVAVLRDGADDRLLDTYQRERHVAGKIALRISGRMVRVAKMHGIPARIVRPLVATVLNRVRPVSDRAASMITGIGLSYPAGHGAHRLEGKRAPDLELAEGRLYEVLRGGGFVLVCPAGFRFPPAAGVTPAHRADGDRTALLVRPDGYIAWAADEADDAGLRAALDTWVLGRVR; via the coding sequence ATGGAATCTCGGAACGGCGACGGCGGAGCGCGTGACTCCGATGTCCTGGTCGTGGGGGCGGGGCCGACGGGGCTGCTGCTCGCGGGGGATCTGGCCGCGGCGGGGCTGTCGGTGACGCTCGTCGAGCGCCGCCCGCACCGGATCAGCAACCTGTCCCGGGCGCTGGTCGTGCACGCCCGGACGCTGGAGCAGTTCGACGCGCGCGGCATCGCGGACGAGGTGGTGGCTGGCGGGCATCCCATCGACTCGCTCCAGCTGTTCCAGCGGGGGCGGCTCCACCCCTCGCGGCTGCCCACCCGCTACCCGTACGTCCTGTTCACGCCGCAGTACGAGGTGGAACGCGTCCTGGAACGGCGTGCCCGCGAGGCCGGGGTCACGTTCGTCCACGAGGCGCGGGTGGTGGAGGTCGGGCAGGACGCGGACGGGGTGGAGGTGCGCGCGGTCACCGGCGAGGACGCGAAGGCGTCCGCCAGGTTCCGGGCGTCCTATCTCGTGGGCACCGACGGGGCGCACAGCACCCTCCGGGAGGCGCTCGGCCTGCCCTTCCCGGGGAAGTCGATGCTCAAATCGCTGATCCTCGCGGACGTACGGCTCGCCGAGAAGCCCGATCGGCCGTTCACGGTGAACTCCGTGCCGGAGGGCTTCTGCCTCCTCACGGAGATGGGCGAGGGCTGGTACCGGATCACCGGCTGGAACCGGCACCACCAGCTTCCCGACGACGCGCCCCTCGACCTGGACGAGATCAGGGAGCTGCTCCATCACAACTTCGGGACCGACTACGGCATCACCGAGTGCCGCTGGAAGTCGCGGTTCCACAGTGACGAGCGGCAGGCGCCCTCGTACCGCGTCGGGCGGGCGTTCCTGGCGGGCGACGCGGCGCACGTGCACTCGCCGGCCGGGGCGATGGGGATGAACACGGGCCTGCAGGACGCCGCCAACCTCGGCTGGAAGCTCGTGGCCGTCCTGCGCGACGGGGCCGATGACCGGCTGCTGGACACCTACCAGCGCGAACGGCACGTCGCCGGGAAGATCGCGCTCCGGATCAGCGGCAGGATGGTCCGGGTGGCGAAGATGCACGGGATCCCGGCCAGGATCGTCCGGCCCCTGGTCGCGACCGTGCTCAACAGGGTGCGGCCGGTGTCCGACCGGGCCGCGTCCATGATCACCGGCATCGGCCTGTCCTACCCCGCCGGGCACGGCGCCCACCGCTTGGAGGGGAAGCGCGCGCCCGACCTGGAGCTCGCCGAGGGCCGCCTGTACGAGGTACTGCGCGGGGGCGGCTTCGTCCTCGTCTGCCCGGCCGGCTTCCGCTTCCCGCCCGCGGCCGGTGTGACGCCTGCCCACCGGGCCGACGGCGATCGGACCGCGCTCCTCGTCCGGCCGGACGGTTATATCGCGTGGGCCGCTGACGAGGCCGACGACGCGGGGCTGCGCGCCGCGCTGGACACCTGGGTGCTCGGCCGGGTCCGGTGA
- a CDS encoding hydantoinase B/oxoprolinase family protein produces MTDDLTAEILRNALAVAAEEASIVVVRSAYSTFIVEGADAAAAVLDARGRLVAHSLSTALIQCASLRSALPYVLRAYPAASMEPGDVFVLNDVYQGGIHANDLLVFRPVFLDGAPAYFTGTLIHVADLSGLSAGGMASDATDVFLEGLQLPPIKIATAGGLVEDMVRVLAANSRTPGKLVGDLRALIAGANVAARRLEEIAAAHTPAGLARGVDDHLAHTERRMRAGLAGLPPGTHRGEYRLDDGHLVRVAVTADGRGGLVVDFDGTDEQVPLPINSGFSQTHGGVMYAVRCFVDPSLPMNEGCFAPVEVRMPPGTLVHCTPPFPGGGRFGTVAAAEEAIFAALTGASPDGGGVAASGILQAFSVSGARRPWLHMSFDLGGMGARDGYDGPDATGALFGGGRNIVPQVEPIEARLPVRVEEVSLIPDSGGAGRHRGGLGTRTVIRMLEDARVDTRGDRLLRPPPGAAGGEPGRAGGYYRERRDGTREPLGTKATRQPLAAGEALVVETSGGGGYGDPAERDEAAIRRDLADGRTTASGEDA; encoded by the coding sequence ATGACCGACGACCTGACCGCCGAGATCCTTCGCAACGCGCTGGCCGTGGCCGCCGAGGAGGCCAGCATCGTCGTGGTCCGCTCCGCGTACTCGACGTTCATCGTCGAGGGCGCGGACGCCGCGGCGGCCGTCCTCGACGCCCGCGGGCGGCTCGTCGCCCACTCGCTGTCCACGGCGCTGATCCAGTGCGCCAGCCTGCGCAGCGCCCTGCCGTACGTGCTCCGGGCGTACCCGGCCGCGTCGATGGAGCCGGGCGACGTGTTCGTGCTCAACGACGTCTACCAGGGCGGCATCCACGCCAACGACCTGCTGGTCTTCCGGCCGGTGTTCCTGGACGGCGCGCCCGCCTACTTCACCGGGACGCTGATCCACGTCGCGGACCTGTCGGGGCTGTCGGCGGGCGGCATGGCCTCCGACGCCACCGACGTCTTCCTGGAGGGCCTGCAGCTGCCGCCGATCAAGATCGCCACCGCCGGCGGCCTGGTCGAGGACATGGTCCGCGTGCTGGCCGCCAACAGCCGTACACCCGGCAAGCTCGTCGGCGACCTGCGGGCCCTGATCGCCGGGGCCAACGTCGCGGCCCGGCGGCTGGAGGAGATCGCCGCGGCGCACACCCCGGCCGGGCTGGCGCGCGGCGTCGACGACCACCTCGCGCACACCGAACGGCGGATGCGCGCCGGGCTGGCCGGACTGCCGCCGGGCACCCACCGGGGCGAGTACCGGCTGGACGACGGGCACCTGGTCCGGGTCGCGGTCACCGCCGACGGCCGCGGCGGCCTGGTGGTCGACTTCGACGGCACCGACGAGCAGGTGCCGCTGCCGATCAACTCGGGTTTCTCCCAGACGCACGGCGGGGTCATGTACGCGGTGCGGTGCTTCGTCGATCCGTCGCTGCCGATGAACGAGGGCTGCTTCGCGCCGGTCGAGGTCCGGATGCCGCCGGGCACGCTGGTCCACTGCACGCCCCCGTTCCCCGGCGGCGGCCGGTTCGGGACGGTGGCCGCGGCGGAGGAGGCCATCTTCGCCGCCCTCACCGGGGCGTCCCCCGACGGCGGCGGCGTGGCGGCCTCGGGCATCCTCCAGGCGTTCAGCGTCAGCGGGGCCCGGCGGCCGTGGCTGCACATGTCGTTCGACCTCGGCGGGATGGGGGCGCGGGACGGGTACGACGGGCCGGACGCCACCGGCGCCCTGTTCGGCGGAGGGCGTAACATCGTCCCGCAGGTCGAGCCCATCGAGGCCCGGCTGCCCGTACGGGTGGAGGAGGTCTCGCTCATCCCGGACTCGGGCGGCGCGGGCCGACACCGCGGCGGGCTGGGCACCCGCACCGTGATCCGGATGCTGGAGGACGCCCGCGTGGACACCCGCGGGGACCGGCTGCTGCGGCCGCCGCCGGGAGCGGCCGGCGGCGAGCCGGGACGGGCCGGCGGCTACTACCGGGAGCGCCGCGACGGCACCCGCGAACCGCTCGGCACCAAGGCCACCCGCCAGCCCCTGGCCGCCGGCGAGGCCCTGGTCGTGGAGACCTCCGGCGGGGGCGGGTACGGCGATCCCGCCGAGCGCGACGAGGCGGCGATCCGCCGGGACCTGGCCGACGGCCGCACCACCGCCTCCGGGGAGGACGCGTGA
- the argG gene encoding argininosuccinate synthase yields the protein MSKVLTSLPVGERVGIAFSGGLDTSVAVAWMREKGAVPCTYTADIGQYDEPDIASVPKRAGEYGAEIARLVDCRTALVEEGLAALACGAFHIRSGGRVYFNTTPLGRAVTGTLLVRAMLEDDVQIWGDGSTFKGNDIERFYRYGLLANPSLRIYKPWLDADFVSELGGRKEMSEWLLDRSLPYRDSAEKAYSTDANILGATHEAKALEHLDAGIEIVEPIMGVRFWDPSVEIAAEDVTIGFEQGRPVTINGKEFPSAVDLMLEANAVGGRHGMGMSDQIENRVIEAKSRGVYEAPGMALLHAAYERLVNAIHNEDTLASYHNEGRRLGRLMYEGRWLDPQALMLRESLQRWVGTAVTGEVTLRLRRGEDYSILDTSGPAFSYHPDKLSMERTEDSAFGPVDRIGQLTMRNLDIADSRAKLEQYAGLGMVGSSHPALIGAAQAASTGLIGAMPEGGAEAIASRGTVSADDELLDHAAMESGTD from the coding sequence GTGTCTAAGGTGCTCACTTCCCTGCCTGTCGGCGAACGCGTCGGCATCGCCTTCTCCGGTGGTCTCGATACCTCAGTGGCGGTCGCGTGGATGCGCGAGAAGGGTGCCGTGCCGTGCACCTATACCGCCGATATCGGCCAGTACGACGAGCCCGACATCGCCTCGGTCCCCAAGCGGGCCGGGGAGTACGGCGCGGAGATCGCCCGGCTGGTCGACTGCCGGACGGCCCTGGTCGAGGAGGGGCTCGCGGCGCTGGCCTGCGGAGCGTTCCACATCCGATCCGGGGGGCGCGTCTACTTCAACACCACCCCGCTCGGGCGGGCGGTGACCGGCACCCTGCTCGTGCGGGCGATGCTCGAGGACGACGTCCAGATCTGGGGCGACGGCTCCACGTTCAAGGGCAACGACATCGAGCGGTTCTACCGTTACGGGCTGCTCGCCAACCCGTCCCTGCGGATCTACAAGCCCTGGCTGGACGCCGACTTCGTCAGCGAGCTGGGCGGCCGCAAGGAGATGTCCGAGTGGCTGCTCGACCGCTCCCTGCCGTACCGGGACAGCGCGGAGAAGGCCTACTCCACCGACGCGAACATCCTGGGCGCGACCCACGAGGCCAAGGCCCTGGAGCACCTCGACGCGGGCATCGAGATCGTCGAGCCGATCATGGGCGTGCGGTTCTGGGACCCGTCCGTGGAGATCGCCGCCGAGGACGTCACGATCGGGTTCGAGCAGGGCCGGCCGGTGACGATCAACGGCAAGGAGTTCCCCTCCGCCGTGGACCTGATGCTGGAGGCCAACGCCGTCGGCGGCCGGCACGGCATGGGCATGTCCGACCAGATCGAGAACCGCGTCATCGAAGCCAAGAGCCGCGGCGTCTACGAGGCTCCGGGGATGGCGCTGCTGCACGCCGCCTACGAGCGGCTGGTCAACGCGATCCACAACGAGGACACCCTCGCCAGCTACCACAACGAGGGACGCCGGCTCGGCAGGCTCATGTACGAGGGCCGCTGGCTCGACCCGCAGGCGCTGATGCTGCGCGAGTCGCTGCAGCGCTGGGTGGGCACCGCGGTCACCGGCGAGGTGACCCTGCGCCTGCGGCGCGGCGAGGACTACTCCATCCTCGACACCTCCGGGCCGGCGTTCAGCTACCACCCGGACAAGCTCTCCATGGAGCGGACCGAGGACTCCGCCTTCGGGCCGGTCGACCGCATCGGCCAGCTGACCATGCGCAACCTCGACATCGCCGACTCCCGCGCCAAGCTCGAGCAGTACGCCGGGCTCGGCATGGTCGGCAGCTCGCACCCGGCGCTGATCGGCGCCGCGCAGGCGGCCTCGACCGGCCTGATCGGCGCGATGCCCGAGGGCGGCGCCGAGGCCATCGCCTCCCGTGGAACGGTCTCCGCCGACGACGAGCTGCTCGATCACGCCGCGATGGAGTCCGGCACCGACTGA
- a CDS encoding hydantoinase/oxoprolinase family protein, translated as MGITLASDVGGTFTDVVLTGADGRVEVAKTLTTPDDPTTGLMRGVERVLAATGVKPGEVSRFVHATTLATNVILERTGVPVAFVTTAGFRSMLALGRQARVEEERYDLAYVRPEPPVPLSHTFAVPERVAADGTVLLPLDERAAAEVAAAIAALDVTAVAICLLHSYANPVHERRLAEIVQAALPAGATVVTSASVWPELGEYERATTTLMSAYVGPVMASYLRRLGGRLRDLGVTAPVHVMESAGGVLPAALAASRAVYTIESGPAAGVIAAARHGTDLISFDMGGTTAKAGLVRGGRPGITHEFQVGGKGSYGGRRPGTGVPIKVPAIDLAEVGSGGGSIAWVEEGTLRVGPRSAGADPGPACYGRGGTLPTVTDANLVLGYLDPDGFGGFRLSEERARAALTEHVARPLGVADVVDAAAAVHEIANAQMGTAVHVVTVRRGIDPRGLTLVALGGAAPTHAAHLAERFGIGRVLVPPQAGVGSAVGLLYADLAIERARTFLAPADRLVSCSGSGDLLGELTRVFEELERACLQDLGGSSPQGDADLVGGEPGGAFTRDGTSVRAVGVRFVGQAHAFTIELPPGPLTPATVRQATEEFYARYRESYGIDLRDPAEITTARVRVTLPSGSRAPRPVVKPGDGTSGARRVWLEGRFLDVPTRERAECPPGVELAGPCVVTEPQCSLLVPPGWRGTVDDHGAIVLERAEPGA; from the coding sequence ATGGGCATCACGCTCGCCAGCGATGTCGGAGGCACCTTCACCGACGTGGTCCTCACCGGGGCCGACGGGCGCGTGGAGGTGGCCAAGACGCTCACCACCCCCGACGACCCCACGACCGGCCTGATGCGGGGAGTCGAGCGAGTGCTCGCCGCCACGGGGGTGAAACCGGGAGAGGTGAGCCGGTTCGTCCACGCCACCACCCTCGCCACCAACGTGATCCTGGAACGCACCGGAGTCCCGGTCGCGTTCGTCACCACGGCCGGATTCCGCTCGATGCTCGCGCTGGGCCGCCAGGCCAGGGTGGAGGAGGAGCGCTACGACCTGGCCTACGTGCGGCCCGAGCCGCCCGTCCCGCTCTCGCACACCTTCGCCGTGCCCGAACGCGTCGCGGCCGACGGCACCGTCCTGCTCCCGCTGGACGAGCGGGCCGCGGCCGAGGTCGCCGCCGCCATCGCCGCGCTGGACGTGACCGCCGTCGCGATCTGCCTGCTGCACTCCTACGCCAACCCCGTCCACGAACGGCGGCTCGCCGAGATCGTCCAGGCCGCCCTGCCGGCCGGGGCCACCGTCGTCACCTCCGCGTCGGTCTGGCCCGAACTGGGGGAGTACGAGCGCGCCACCACGACGCTGATGTCCGCCTACGTGGGCCCGGTCATGGCGTCCTACCTGCGGCGGCTCGGCGGGCGCCTGCGCGACCTCGGCGTCACCGCCCCCGTGCACGTGATGGAGTCCGCCGGGGGAGTGCTGCCCGCCGCGCTCGCCGCGTCCCGCGCCGTCTACACGATCGAGTCGGGCCCCGCCGCCGGCGTCATCGCCGCCGCCCGGCACGGCACCGACCTCATCTCGTTCGACATGGGCGGCACGACGGCCAAGGCCGGGCTGGTCCGCGGCGGACGTCCCGGGATCACCCACGAGTTCCAGGTCGGCGGCAAGGGCAGCTACGGCGGGCGCCGGCCCGGCACCGGCGTGCCGATCAAGGTGCCGGCGATCGACCTGGCCGAGGTGGGGTCGGGCGGCGGCTCCATCGCGTGGGTGGAGGAGGGCACCCTGCGGGTCGGGCCGCGTTCGGCGGGCGCCGACCCCGGACCCGCCTGCTACGGGCGGGGCGGCACGCTGCCCACGGTCACCGACGCGAACCTCGTCCTGGGCTACCTGGATCCGGACGGCTTCGGCGGGTTCCGGCTGTCGGAGGAGCGGGCCCGCGCCGCCCTCACCGAGCACGTCGCCCGGCCGCTCGGCGTCGCCGACGTCGTGGATGCGGCGGCGGCCGTGCACGAGATCGCCAACGCGCAGATGGGCACGGCGGTGCACGTGGTGACCGTACGGCGCGGGATCGACCCGCGCGGGCTCACCCTCGTCGCCCTGGGCGGGGCGGCGCCCACGCACGCCGCCCACCTCGCCGAGCGCTTCGGCATCGGGCGCGTGCTCGTCCCGCCGCAGGCCGGGGTCGGCTCCGCCGTGGGGCTGCTCTACGCCGACCTGGCCATCGAACGGGCACGGACCTTCCTCGCGCCCGCCGACCGGCTGGTGTCGTGTTCGGGCAGCGGCGACCTGCTGGGCGAGCTGACGCGGGTGTTCGAGGAGCTGGAACGGGCGTGTCTCCAAGATCTTGGGGGGTCGTCCCCCCAGGGTGACGCTGATCTTGTGGGCGGGGAGCCCGGAGGGGCGTTCACGCGGGATGGCACGAGCGTGCGGGCGGTGGGCGTCCGCTTCGTGGGCCAGGCGCACGCCTTCACGATCGAGCTGCCTCCCGGGCCGCTCACCCCCGCGACGGTGCGGCAGGCCACCGAGGAGTTCTACGCGCGCTACCGCGAGTCGTACGGCATCGACCTGCGCGACCCGGCCGAGATCACCACCGCGCGGGTCCGCGTGACCCTCCCGTCCGGCTCCCGCGCCCCGCGCCCCGTCGTGAAGCCGGGGGACGGGACCTCCGGGGCGCGCCGCGTGTGGCTGGAGGGGAGGTTCCTGGACGTGCCGACGCGCGAGCGCGCGGAGTGCCCGCCCGGCGTGGAGCTGGCGGGGCCGTGCGTCGTCACGGAACCGCAGTGCTCCCTGCTGGTCCCGCCCGGCTGGCGGGGGACCGTCGACGACCACGGGGCCATCGTGCTCGAACGCGCCGAACCGGGAGCGTGA
- a CDS encoding TIGR03619 family F420-dependent LLM class oxidoreductase, producing MKFGVPLGLVHPAIWKDLAVQADRLGFESVWLPEHLVFATDLSTANYPGTESPGINPATPLFDAPAYLCALAAVTERVRLGTAVYLYGLRHPFVAARAFATLDQISGGRAVAGVGAGWYAGEWNAAGVDFATRGRRLDEAIEVSRRLWSEPAVEHHGEFFDFPEVAFEPKPVQERLPVVAGGESRAALRRAATLCDGWISMPQTLDGIRPRLDLLRELRAAAGREGDPFEITVHAYELSGPEEVAEWERLGVDRLIVRPWRRTGEAAGRLAAFAADHGLVPYA from the coding sequence GTGAAGTTCGGCGTGCCCCTCGGGCTGGTGCATCCGGCGATCTGGAAGGACCTGGCGGTCCAGGCGGACCGGCTGGGCTTCGAGTCGGTGTGGCTGCCCGAGCACCTGGTCTTCGCCACCGACCTGTCCACGGCGAACTATCCGGGGACCGAGAGCCCGGGGATCAACCCGGCGACCCCGCTCTTCGACGCGCCCGCCTACCTGTGCGCGCTCGCCGCCGTCACCGAGCGGGTCCGGCTCGGCACCGCCGTCTACCTCTACGGCCTGCGGCACCCGTTCGTCGCCGCGCGGGCGTTCGCGACGCTCGACCAGATCTCCGGCGGACGCGCCGTCGCCGGCGTCGGCGCCGGCTGGTACGCGGGGGAGTGGAACGCGGCCGGGGTCGACTTCGCCACGCGCGGGCGGCGGCTGGACGAGGCCATCGAGGTGTCCCGGCGGCTGTGGAGCGAGCCCGCGGTCGAGCACCACGGAGAGTTCTTCGACTTCCCCGAGGTCGCGTTCGAACCCAAACCGGTACAGGAGCGGCTGCCGGTGGTGGCGGGCGGGGAGTCCCGGGCCGCGCTGCGCCGGGCGGCGACCCTGTGCGACGGCTGGATCAGCATGCCGCAGACCCTCGACGGGATCCGGCCGCGGCTCGACCTGCTCCGGGAACTGCGGGCCGCCGCGGGCCGGGAGGGCGATCCGTTCGAGATCACCGTGCACGCCTACGAGCTGTCTGGGCCGGAGGAGGTGGCCGAGTGGGAGCGGCTCGGGGTCGACCGGCTGATCGTCCGGCCGTGGCGGCGCACCGGCGAGGCCGCCGGACGGCTCGCCGCCTTCGCCGCGGACCACGGCCTGGTCCCGTACGCGTAG